The sequence below is a genomic window from Streptomyces sp. B21-105.
CAGGAACGCGCGGCCGTCCCCGGTGAGGACGACGATCCTGCTGCGCCGGTCGTCGGGGGAGGGGCGGCGCTCGGCGAAGCCCAGCTTCTCCAGGTCGTCGACCAGGCCGACGATCGCGCTCGGGTCGTAGCCCAGCCGGGTGCTCAGCTCCCGCTGGAGCGCGCCCTCGGAGGTGGCGAGGAAGCGCAGCACCGCGTAGTGGCGCAGCCGCAGCCCCGACTCCTGGAGGAACGTGTTGAAGAGCTGACCCGAGCGCAGCCCCAAGCGGTAGAGCAGGTAGCCCGTGTCGGCGTGCAACGCGCGCATCCACGGCTCGTCACCGTCGATCGGGGCGGCGTTCACTGCGTTGTCCTGGCGGGCGATGGCGGGCTCCCTGGTCTCGGTGGTCGGTGGGTCGGTGGTCGGTGGTCTCGGTCCCCTCCCGGGGCGGTTCGTCGTACAGATTTCAGCATGCCGCACGTACAGGAGGACAACAACTATTGACGACGACAATTATTGCTCTTAGCTTCGATATAGGAAGCCGCACCCCCCATGTGAAGGGACACCGTCGTGCCCAGCATCGATCTGACCGGCAAGGTCGCCGTCGTCACCGGCAGCGGCCGAGGCCTCGGCCTCGCCTACGCGCACGCCCTGGCCGCCCACGGCGCGGCCGTCGTCGTCAACGACGTCGACGAGGAGGTCGCCGAGCAGGCCGTGAAGTCCCTCGTCGAGGCGGGCGGCAGGGCCGTCGCCGAGGTGGTCCCGGTCGGCACGACCGAGGCCGCCGAGCGGCTGGTGAACCGGGCCGTGGAGGAGTTCGGGCGGCTCGACATCCTCGTCACCAACGCGGGCATCCTGCGCGACAGGGTGCTGTGGAAGATGACCGACGACGACTTCGACGCGGTGATCGCCACGCACCTCAAGGGCACCTTCACCTGCGCCCGCGCCGCCGCGGTGCGGATGCGGGAGCAGGGCGAGGGCGGCACGCTGATCCTCGTCGGCTCGCCGGCCGGCCAGCGCGGCAACTTCGGCCAGACGAACTACGCGGCCGCCAAGGCGGGCATCGCCGCGTTCGCCCGGACCTGGTCGATGGAGCTGGGCCGCGCGAACATCACCGTCAACGCGATCGTCCCGGTGGCCGCCACCGCGATGACCGAGACCATCCCCGCGTTCGCCCCGTACGTCGAGGCCCTGAAGAACGGCGAGCCGTTCCCGGACTT
It includes:
- a CDS encoding SDR family NAD(P)-dependent oxidoreductase gives rise to the protein MPSIDLTGKVAVVTGSGRGLGLAYAHALAAHGAAVVVNDVDEEVAEQAVKSLVEAGGRAVAEVVPVGTTEAAERLVNRAVEEFGRLDILVTNAGILRDRVLWKMTDDDFDAVIATHLKGTFTCARAAAVRMREQGEGGTLILVGSPAGQRGNFGQTNYAAAKAGIAAFARTWSMELGRANITVNAIVPVAATAMTETIPAFAPYVEALKNGEPFPDFLRKGEGFGTPEDCAALVPFLASEAARGVTGQAIGIGGDKVALWSHPQEIRTAYADGGWTPETLADVFPTSVGAELQTVGVPAPKFPEA
- a CDS encoding MarR family winged helix-turn-helix transcriptional regulator, yielding MNAAPIDGDEPWMRALHADTGYLLYRLGLRSGQLFNTFLQESGLRLRHYAVLRFLATSEGALQRELSTRLGYDPSAIVGLVDDLEKLGFAERRPSPDDRRSRIVVLTGDGRAFLRGTDEAGLRVTNELLGPLAPAERDALHALLLRIAEDGLA